A genome region from Candidatus Protochlamydia phocaeensis includes the following:
- a CDS encoding aldo/keto reductase has product MEWTAIPHLEKKATRIGLGTWAIGGWMWGGSDETLAISTIHQALDQGLNFIDTAPVYGFGTSEEIVGKALKQYGQREKIVIATKVGLRWKDKTVYRDSSRASLLKEVEDSLRRLQVDYIDLYQVHWPDPSVSIEELATTLKELQKQGKIRAIGVSNFSTEQMDAFRHYTPLDALQPPFNLFEREIEQTELPYCRKNGIATVGYGSLCRGLLSGKLRKDSKFEGDDLRKIDPKFKAPRYSHYLEAADRLQTWVKDKYQKPLLALAVRWALDSGISIALWGARKPEQLKDMQTVWNWKLFPEDFEEIDRILQACIKDPIGPEFMAPPLEKPAFIQH; this is encoded by the coding sequence ATGGAATGGACCGCTATTCCCCATTTAGAAAAAAAAGCAACGCGCATTGGATTGGGAACATGGGCAATCGGCGGATGGATGTGGGGAGGATCAGACGAGACGCTCGCAATCTCAACCATTCATCAAGCGCTTGACCAAGGCCTGAACTTTATTGATACCGCTCCTGTCTATGGATTTGGAACATCGGAAGAAATCGTAGGAAAAGCCCTTAAGCAATATGGTCAACGAGAGAAAATAGTCATTGCCACCAAAGTCGGCCTGCGCTGGAAAGATAAAACCGTTTACCGCGACTCGAGCAGAGCCTCTCTATTAAAAGAAGTAGAGGATTCACTAAGGCGCCTTCAAGTAGATTATATCGACCTTTATCAGGTGCACTGGCCCGATCCCTCTGTCTCCATAGAAGAACTGGCCACTACGCTCAAGGAATTGCAAAAGCAAGGCAAAATCCGGGCAATCGGCGTCAGCAACTTTTCGACCGAACAGATGGATGCATTCCGGCACTATACCCCTTTAGACGCTCTTCAACCTCCCTTCAACTTATTTGAAAGGGAGATTGAGCAGACCGAGCTTCCCTATTGCAGAAAGAACGGCATTGCCACGGTAGGTTATGGATCGCTTTGCAGAGGACTACTGAGCGGCAAATTGCGCAAGGATTCTAAATTTGAAGGAGATGACCTGAGAAAAATTGACCCCAAATTTAAAGCGCCTCGCTATTCTCACTATCTTGAAGCCGCCGATCGTTTACAGACATGGGTAAAAGATAAATATCAAAAGCCTTTGCTCGCCTTGGCAGTCAGATGGGCATTGGACTCTGGCATTAGCATTGCGTTATGGGGCGCACGTAAACCGGAGCAGCTCAAAGACATGCAGACAGTTTGGAATTGGAAGTTGTTTCCAGAAGACTTTGAAGAGATCGACCGCATTTTACAGGCGTGCATCAAAGACCCAATCGGTCCCGAATTTATGGCGCCCCCTCTGGAAAAGCCGGCCTTTATCCAACATTAA